Genomic window (Nitrospira sp.):
TTGTACGACCAGTGATTGTAGACATGCGCGACGCCATGACTCTCTAAGACCTTGCGATAGTCAGGACCCAGCAAGCCTGCATTCCTGATCTCGACCGCATAGCGAAAATCCTTGGGGAGTTGGCTGAAGAAGGCATCCAGTCGCGAGCAGAATTCTTCGCTGGACATCCCGTGCCGTTGAAACTCGAAGAGAAAGGGGCCGGTGCGCGGTTCAAATTTTTCCTCCCGATAGGGAGTCAGCATGAGCTCGTTGAAGAGTTTTGCGTTAAAAGATCGCGGGCTGAGCTGGCTTGTGTCTCATAGGGGGCTACTTCGCTCAATCCCGGTTCACGCGCCAAATCCCGAGACGATTACCCTCGGTGCTTTTTGAGATAGGCCGCTGGCGGCATGATGGTGACACCGTTGATGGTCTGCCC
Coding sequences:
- a CDS encoding DUF72 domain-containing protein, giving the protein MLTPYREEKFEPRTGPFLFEFQRHGMSSEEFCSRLDAFFSQLPKDFRYAVEIRNAGLLGPDYRKVLESHGVAHVYNHWSYNAGIGRPALPNGGALHSAIHRPSSPHATQDVL